The following coding sequences lie in one Drosophila bipectinata strain 14024-0381.07 chromosome XR, DbipHiC1v2, whole genome shotgun sequence genomic window:
- the up gene encoding troponin T, skeletal muscle isoform X1 encodes MSDDEEYTSSEEEEVVEETREETKPPQTPAEGEGDPEFIKRQDQKRSDLDEQLKEYISEWRKQRSKEEDELKKLKEKQAKRKISRAEEEQKMAQRKKEEEERRVREAEEKKQREIEEKRQRLEEAEKKRQAMLQAMKDKDKKGPNFTIAKKEAGVLGLSSAAMERNKTKEQLEEEKKISLSFRIKPLAIEGFGESKLREKAQELWELIVKLETEKYDLEERQKRQDYDLKELKERQKQQLRHKALKKGLDPEALTGKYPPKIQVASKYERRVDTRSYDDKKKLFEGGWDEITKDVNEKIWNEKKEQYTGRQKSKLPKWFGERPGKKAGEPETPEGEEDAKADEDIVEDDEEVEEEVVEEEDEEAEEDEEEEEEEEEEEEEEEEEEEEEEEEEEEEEE; translated from the exons ATGTCCGACGATGAAGAGTACAC CAGctccgaggaggaggaggttgTCGAGGAGACCCGTGAGGAGAC AAAACCACCTCAGACACCAGCCGA AGGAGAGGGCGACCCAGAGTTCATCAAGCGTCAGGACCAGAAGCGCTCCGACCTCGATGAGCAGCTGAAAGAATACATCAGCGAGTGGCGCAAACAAAGATCCAAGGAGGAGGATGAGCTGAAGAAACTGAAGGAGAAGCAGGCCAAGCGCAAGATCTCCCGCGCCGAGGAGGAGCAGAAGATGGCTCAGCgcaagaaggaggaggaggagcgcCGTGTCCGCGAGGCTGAGGAGAAGAAGCAGCGCGAAATCGAGGAGAAGCGCCAGCGCCTCGAGGAGGCCGAGAAGAAACGCCAGGCCATGCTGCAGGCCATGAAGGATAAGGACAAGAAGGGCCCCAACTTCACCATTGCCAAGAAGGAGGCAGGCGTG ctggGACTCTCGTCCGCCGCCATGGAACGCAACAAGACTAAGGAGCAACTGGAGGAAGAGAAGAAGATCTCGCTGTCGTTCCGCATCAAGCCCTTGGCCATCGAAGGATTCGGCGAGTCCAAGCTCCGTGAGAAGGCCCAGGAGTTGTGGGAGCTCATTGTCAAATTGGAAACTGAGAAGTATGACTTGGAAGAAAGGCAGAAACGTCAGGACTACGAT TTGAAAGAGTTGAAGGAAAGACAGAAGCAACAGCTCAGGCACAAAGCCTTGAAGAAGGGTCTCGACCCCGAAGCTTTGACTGGCAAATACCCG CCCAAGATTCAAGTCGCCTCCAAATATGAGCGACGTGTGGATACACGCTCATACGACGACAAGAAGAAGCTCTTCGAGGGT GGCTGGGATGAGATCACCAAGGATGTGAACGAGAAGATCTGGAACGAGAAGAAGGAACAATACACCGGCCGTCAAAAAT ccAAACTGCCAAAGTGGTTCGGCGAGCGACCAGGCAAGAAGGCCGGTGAGCCCGAGACACCCGAGGGCGAGGAGGACGCCAAGGCCGATGAGGACATCGTCGAGGATGACGAGGAAGTCGAGGAGGAGGTCgtcgaggaggaggatgaggaggctgaggaggatgaggaagaggaggaggaggaagaggaggaggaagaggaagaggaggaagaggaagaagaggaggaggaggaggaggaagaggaggaggaatAA
- the up gene encoding troponin T, skeletal muscle isoform X3, translated as MSDDEEYTSSEEEEVVEETREETKPPQTPAEGEGDPEFIKRQDQKRSDLDEQLKEYISEWRKQRSKEEDELKKLKEKQAKRKISRAEEEQKMAQRKKEEEERRVREAEEKKQREIEEKRQRLEEAEKKRQAMLQAMKDKDKKGPNFTIAKKEAGLGLSSAAMERNKTKEQLEEEKKISLSFRIKPLAIEGFGESKLREKAQELWELIVKLETEKYDLEERQKRQDYDLKELKERQKQQLRHKALKKGLDPEALTGKYPPKIQVASKYERRVDTRSYDDKKKLFEGGWDEITKDVNEKIWNEKKEQYTGRQKSKLPKWFGERPGKKAGEPETPEGEEDAKADEDIVEDDEEVEEEVVEEEDEEAEEDEEEEEEEEEEEEEEEEEEEEEEEEEEEEEE; from the exons ATGTCCGACGATGAAGAGTACAC CAGctccgaggaggaggaggttgTCGAGGAGACCCGTGAGGAGAC AAAACCACCTCAGACACCAGCCGA AGGAGAGGGCGACCCAGAGTTCATCAAGCGTCAGGACCAGAAGCGCTCCGACCTCGATGAGCAGCTGAAAGAATACATCAGCGAGTGGCGCAAACAAAGATCCAAGGAGGAGGATGAGCTGAAGAAACTGAAGGAGAAGCAGGCCAAGCGCAAGATCTCCCGCGCCGAGGAGGAGCAGAAGATGGCTCAGCgcaagaaggaggaggaggagcgcCGTGTCCGCGAGGCTGAGGAGAAGAAGCAGCGCGAAATCGAGGAGAAGCGCCAGCGCCTCGAGGAGGCCGAGAAGAAACGCCAGGCCATGCTGCAGGCCATGAAGGATAAGGACAAGAAGGGCCCCAACTTCACCATTGCCAAGAAGGAGGCAGGC ctggGACTCTCGTCCGCCGCCATGGAACGCAACAAGACTAAGGAGCAACTGGAGGAAGAGAAGAAGATCTCGCTGTCGTTCCGCATCAAGCCCTTGGCCATCGAAGGATTCGGCGAGTCCAAGCTCCGTGAGAAGGCCCAGGAGTTGTGGGAGCTCATTGTCAAATTGGAAACTGAGAAGTATGACTTGGAAGAAAGGCAGAAACGTCAGGACTACGAT TTGAAAGAGTTGAAGGAAAGACAGAAGCAACAGCTCAGGCACAAAGCCTTGAAGAAGGGTCTCGACCCCGAAGCTTTGACTGGCAAATACCCG CCCAAGATTCAAGTCGCCTCCAAATATGAGCGACGTGTGGATACACGCTCATACGACGACAAGAAGAAGCTCTTCGAGGGT GGCTGGGATGAGATCACCAAGGATGTGAACGAGAAGATCTGGAACGAGAAGAAGGAACAATACACCGGCCGTCAAAAAT ccAAACTGCCAAAGTGGTTCGGCGAGCGACCAGGCAAGAAGGCCGGTGAGCCCGAGACACCCGAGGGCGAGGAGGACGCCAAGGCCGATGAGGACATCGTCGAGGATGACGAGGAAGTCGAGGAGGAGGTCgtcgaggaggaggatgaggaggctgaggaggatgaggaagaggaggaggaggaagaggaggaggaagaggaagaggaggaagaggaagaagaggaggaggaggaggaggaagaggaggaggaatAA
- the up gene encoding troponin T, skeletal muscle isoform X13, whose product MSDDEEYTSEEEEVVEETREETKPPQTPAEGEGDPEFIKRQDQKRSDLDEQLKEYISEWRKQRSKEEDELKKLKEKQAKRKISRAEEEQKMAQRKKEEEERRVREAEEKKQREIEEKRQRLEEAEKKRQAMLQAMKDKDKKGPNFTIAKKEAGLGLSSAAMERNKTKEQLEEEKKISLSFRIKPLAIEGFGESKLREKAQELWELIVKLETEKYDLEERQKRQDYDLKELKERQKQQLRHKALKKGLDPEALTGKYPPKIQVASKYERRVDTRSYDDKKKLFEGGWDEITKDVNEKIWNEKKEQYTGRQKSKLPKWFGERPGKKAGEPETPEGEEDAKADEDIVEDDEEVEEEVVEEEDEEAEEDEEEEEEEEEEEEEEEEEEEEEEEEEEEEEE is encoded by the exons ATGTCCGACGATGAAGAGTACAC ctccgaggaggaggaggttgTCGAGGAGACCCGTGAGGAGAC AAAACCACCTCAGACACCAGCCGA AGGAGAGGGCGACCCAGAGTTCATCAAGCGTCAGGACCAGAAGCGCTCCGACCTCGATGAGCAGCTGAAAGAATACATCAGCGAGTGGCGCAAACAAAGATCCAAGGAGGAGGATGAGCTGAAGAAACTGAAGGAGAAGCAGGCCAAGCGCAAGATCTCCCGCGCCGAGGAGGAGCAGAAGATGGCTCAGCgcaagaaggaggaggaggagcgcCGTGTCCGCGAGGCTGAGGAGAAGAAGCAGCGCGAAATCGAGGAGAAGCGCCAGCGCCTCGAGGAGGCCGAGAAGAAACGCCAGGCCATGCTGCAGGCCATGAAGGATAAGGACAAGAAGGGCCCCAACTTCACCATTGCCAAGAAGGAGGCAGGC ctggGACTCTCGTCCGCCGCCATGGAACGCAACAAGACTAAGGAGCAACTGGAGGAAGAGAAGAAGATCTCGCTGTCGTTCCGCATCAAGCCCTTGGCCATCGAAGGATTCGGCGAGTCCAAGCTCCGTGAGAAGGCCCAGGAGTTGTGGGAGCTCATTGTCAAATTGGAAACTGAGAAGTATGACTTGGAAGAAAGGCAGAAACGTCAGGACTACGAT TTGAAAGAGTTGAAGGAAAGACAGAAGCAACAGCTCAGGCACAAAGCCTTGAAGAAGGGTCTCGACCCCGAAGCTTTGACTGGCAAATACCCG CCCAAGATTCAAGTCGCCTCCAAATATGAGCGACGTGTGGATACACGCTCATACGACGACAAGAAGAAGCTCTTCGAGGGT GGCTGGGATGAGATCACCAAGGATGTGAACGAGAAGATCTGGAACGAGAAGAAGGAACAATACACCGGCCGTCAAAAAT ccAAACTGCCAAAGTGGTTCGGCGAGCGACCAGGCAAGAAGGCCGGTGAGCCCGAGACACCCGAGGGCGAGGAGGACGCCAAGGCCGATGAGGACATCGTCGAGGATGACGAGGAAGTCGAGGAGGAGGTCgtcgaggaggaggatgaggaggctgaggaggatgaggaagaggaggaggaggaagaggaggaggaagaggaagaggaggaagaggaagaagaggaggaggaggaggaggaagaggaggaggaatAA
- the up gene encoding troponin T, skeletal muscle isoform X8, which yields MSDDEEYTSEEEEVVEETREETGEGDPEFIKRQDQKRSDLDEQLKEYISEWRKQRSKEEDELKKLKEKQAKRKISRAEEEQKMAQRKKEEEERRVREAEEKKQREIEEKRQRLEEAEKKRQAMLQAMKDKDKKGPNFTIAKKEAGVLGLSSAAMERNKTKEQLEEEKKISLSFRIKPLAIEGFGESKLREKAQELWELIVKLETEKYDLEERQKRQDYDLKELKERQKQQLRHKALKKGLDPEALTGKYPPKIQVASKYERRVDTRSYDDKKKLFEGGWDEITKDVNEKIWNEKKEQYTGRQKSKLPKWFGERPGKKAGEPETPEGEEDAKADEDIVEDDEEVEEEVVEEEDEEAEEDEEEEEEEEEEEEEEEEEEEEEEEEEEEEEE from the exons ATGTCCGACGATGAAGAGTACAC ctccgaggaggaggaggttgTCGAGGAGACCCGTGAGGAGAC AGGAGAGGGCGACCCAGAGTTCATCAAGCGTCAGGACCAGAAGCGCTCCGACCTCGATGAGCAGCTGAAAGAATACATCAGCGAGTGGCGCAAACAAAGATCCAAGGAGGAGGATGAGCTGAAGAAACTGAAGGAGAAGCAGGCCAAGCGCAAGATCTCCCGCGCCGAGGAGGAGCAGAAGATGGCTCAGCgcaagaaggaggaggaggagcgcCGTGTCCGCGAGGCTGAGGAGAAGAAGCAGCGCGAAATCGAGGAGAAGCGCCAGCGCCTCGAGGAGGCCGAGAAGAAACGCCAGGCCATGCTGCAGGCCATGAAGGATAAGGACAAGAAGGGCCCCAACTTCACCATTGCCAAGAAGGAGGCAGGCGTG ctggGACTCTCGTCCGCCGCCATGGAACGCAACAAGACTAAGGAGCAACTGGAGGAAGAGAAGAAGATCTCGCTGTCGTTCCGCATCAAGCCCTTGGCCATCGAAGGATTCGGCGAGTCCAAGCTCCGTGAGAAGGCCCAGGAGTTGTGGGAGCTCATTGTCAAATTGGAAACTGAGAAGTATGACTTGGAAGAAAGGCAGAAACGTCAGGACTACGAT TTGAAAGAGTTGAAGGAAAGACAGAAGCAACAGCTCAGGCACAAAGCCTTGAAGAAGGGTCTCGACCCCGAAGCTTTGACTGGCAAATACCCG CCCAAGATTCAAGTCGCCTCCAAATATGAGCGACGTGTGGATACACGCTCATACGACGACAAGAAGAAGCTCTTCGAGGGT GGCTGGGATGAGATCACCAAGGATGTGAACGAGAAGATCTGGAACGAGAAGAAGGAACAATACACCGGCCGTCAAAAAT ccAAACTGCCAAAGTGGTTCGGCGAGCGACCAGGCAAGAAGGCCGGTGAGCCCGAGACACCCGAGGGCGAGGAGGACGCCAAGGCCGATGAGGACATCGTCGAGGATGACGAGGAAGTCGAGGAGGAGGTCgtcgaggaggaggatgaggaggctgaggaggatgaggaagaggaggaggaggaagaggaggaggaagaggaagaggaggaagaggaagaagaggaggaggaggaggaggaagaggaggaggaatAA
- the up gene encoding troponin T, skeletal muscle isoform X9, with the protein MSDDEEYTGEGDPEFIKRQDQKRSDLDEQLKEYISEWRKQRSKEEDELKKLKEKQAKRKISRAEEEQKMAQRKKEEEERRVREAEEKKQREIEEKRQRLEEAEKKRQAMLQAMKDKDKKGPNFTIAKKEAGVLGLSSAAMERNKTKEQLEEEKKISLSFRIKPLAIEGFGESKLREKAQELWELIVKLETEKYDLEERQKRQDYDLKELKERQKQQLRHKALKKGLDPEALTGKYPPKIQVASKYERRVDTRSYDDKKKLFEGGWDEITKDVNEKIWNEKKEQYTGRQKSKLPKWFGERPGKKAGEPETPEGEEDAKADEDIVEDDEEVEEEVVEEEDEEAEEDEEEEEEEEEEEEEEEEEEEEEEEEEEEEEE; encoded by the exons ATGTCCGACGATGAAGAGTACAC AGGAGAGGGCGACCCAGAGTTCATCAAGCGTCAGGACCAGAAGCGCTCCGACCTCGATGAGCAGCTGAAAGAATACATCAGCGAGTGGCGCAAACAAAGATCCAAGGAGGAGGATGAGCTGAAGAAACTGAAGGAGAAGCAGGCCAAGCGCAAGATCTCCCGCGCCGAGGAGGAGCAGAAGATGGCTCAGCgcaagaaggaggaggaggagcgcCGTGTCCGCGAGGCTGAGGAGAAGAAGCAGCGCGAAATCGAGGAGAAGCGCCAGCGCCTCGAGGAGGCCGAGAAGAAACGCCAGGCCATGCTGCAGGCCATGAAGGATAAGGACAAGAAGGGCCCCAACTTCACCATTGCCAAGAAGGAGGCAGGCGTG ctggGACTCTCGTCCGCCGCCATGGAACGCAACAAGACTAAGGAGCAACTGGAGGAAGAGAAGAAGATCTCGCTGTCGTTCCGCATCAAGCCCTTGGCCATCGAAGGATTCGGCGAGTCCAAGCTCCGTGAGAAGGCCCAGGAGTTGTGGGAGCTCATTGTCAAATTGGAAACTGAGAAGTATGACTTGGAAGAAAGGCAGAAACGTCAGGACTACGAT TTGAAAGAGTTGAAGGAAAGACAGAAGCAACAGCTCAGGCACAAAGCCTTGAAGAAGGGTCTCGACCCCGAAGCTTTGACTGGCAAATACCCG CCCAAGATTCAAGTCGCCTCCAAATATGAGCGACGTGTGGATACACGCTCATACGACGACAAGAAGAAGCTCTTCGAGGGT GGCTGGGATGAGATCACCAAGGATGTGAACGAGAAGATCTGGAACGAGAAGAAGGAACAATACACCGGCCGTCAAAAAT ccAAACTGCCAAAGTGGTTCGGCGAGCGACCAGGCAAGAAGGCCGGTGAGCCCGAGACACCCGAGGGCGAGGAGGACGCCAAGGCCGATGAGGACATCGTCGAGGATGACGAGGAAGTCGAGGAGGAGGTCgtcgaggaggaggatgaggaggctgaggaggatgaggaagaggaggaggaggaagaggaggaggaagaggaagaggaggaagaggaagaagaggaggaggaggaggaggaagaggaggaggaatAA
- the up gene encoding troponin T, skeletal muscle isoform X12: MSDDEEYTSSEEEEVVEETREETKPPQTPAEGEGDPEFIKRQDQKRSDLDEQLKEYISEWRKQRSKEEDELKKLKEKQAKRKISRAEEEQKMAQRKKEEEERRVREAEEKKQREIEEKRQRLEEAEKKRQAMLQAMKDKDKKGPNFTIAKKEAGVLGLSSAAMERNKTKEQLEEEKKISLSFRIKPLAIEGFGESKLREKAQELWELIVKLETEKYDLEERQKRQDYDLKELKERQKQQLRHKALKKGLDPEALTGKYPPKIQVASKYERRVDTRSYDDKKKLFEGLG; the protein is encoded by the exons ATGTCCGACGATGAAGAGTACAC CAGctccgaggaggaggaggttgTCGAGGAGACCCGTGAGGAGAC AAAACCACCTCAGACACCAGCCGA AGGAGAGGGCGACCCAGAGTTCATCAAGCGTCAGGACCAGAAGCGCTCCGACCTCGATGAGCAGCTGAAAGAATACATCAGCGAGTGGCGCAAACAAAGATCCAAGGAGGAGGATGAGCTGAAGAAACTGAAGGAGAAGCAGGCCAAGCGCAAGATCTCCCGCGCCGAGGAGGAGCAGAAGATGGCTCAGCgcaagaaggaggaggaggagcgcCGTGTCCGCGAGGCTGAGGAGAAGAAGCAGCGCGAAATCGAGGAGAAGCGCCAGCGCCTCGAGGAGGCCGAGAAGAAACGCCAGGCCATGCTGCAGGCCATGAAGGATAAGGACAAGAAGGGCCCCAACTTCACCATTGCCAAGAAGGAGGCAGGCGTG ctggGACTCTCGTCCGCCGCCATGGAACGCAACAAGACTAAGGAGCAACTGGAGGAAGAGAAGAAGATCTCGCTGTCGTTCCGCATCAAGCCCTTGGCCATCGAAGGATTCGGCGAGTCCAAGCTCCGTGAGAAGGCCCAGGAGTTGTGGGAGCTCATTGTCAAATTGGAAACTGAGAAGTATGACTTGGAAGAAAGGCAGAAACGTCAGGACTACGAT TTGAAAGAGTTGAAGGAAAGACAGAAGCAACAGCTCAGGCACAAAGCCTTGAAGAAGGGTCTCGACCCCGAAGCTTTGACTGGCAAATACCCG CCCAAGATTCAAGTCGCCTCCAAATATGAGCGACGTGTGGATACACGCTCATACGACGACAAGAAGAAGCTCTTCGAGG GGCTGGGATGA
- the up gene encoding troponin T, skeletal muscle isoform X15: MSDDEEYTSEEEEVVEETREETKPPQTPAEGEGDPEFIKRQDQKRSDLDEQLKEYISEWRKQRSKEEDELKKLKEKQAKRKISRAEEEQKMAQRKKEEEERRVREAEEKKQREIEEKRQRLEEAEKKRQAMLQAMKDKDKKGPNFTIAKKEAGVLGLSSAAMERNKTKEQLEEEKKISLSFRIKPLAIEGFGESKLREKAQELWELIVKLETEKYDLEERQKRQDYDLKELKERQKQQLRHKALKKGLDPEALTGKYPPKIQVASKYERRVDTRSYDDKKKLFEGGYNTVYAENLEKTWQERQERFTQRTKSKLPKWFGERPGKKAGEPETPEGEEDAKADEDIVEDDEEVEEEVVEEEDEEAEEDEEEEEEEEEEEEEEEEEEEEEEEEEEEEEE; the protein is encoded by the exons ATGTCCGACGATGAAGAGTACAC ctccgaggaggaggaggttgTCGAGGAGACCCGTGAGGAGAC AAAACCACCTCAGACACCAGCCGA AGGAGAGGGCGACCCAGAGTTCATCAAGCGTCAGGACCAGAAGCGCTCCGACCTCGATGAGCAGCTGAAAGAATACATCAGCGAGTGGCGCAAACAAAGATCCAAGGAGGAGGATGAGCTGAAGAAACTGAAGGAGAAGCAGGCCAAGCGCAAGATCTCCCGCGCCGAGGAGGAGCAGAAGATGGCTCAGCgcaagaaggaggaggaggagcgcCGTGTCCGCGAGGCTGAGGAGAAGAAGCAGCGCGAAATCGAGGAGAAGCGCCAGCGCCTCGAGGAGGCCGAGAAGAAACGCCAGGCCATGCTGCAGGCCATGAAGGATAAGGACAAGAAGGGCCCCAACTTCACCATTGCCAAGAAGGAGGCAGGCGTG ctggGACTCTCGTCCGCCGCCATGGAACGCAACAAGACTAAGGAGCAACTGGAGGAAGAGAAGAAGATCTCGCTGTCGTTCCGCATCAAGCCCTTGGCCATCGAAGGATTCGGCGAGTCCAAGCTCCGTGAGAAGGCCCAGGAGTTGTGGGAGCTCATTGTCAAATTGGAAACTGAGAAGTATGACTTGGAAGAAAGGCAGAAACGTCAGGACTACGAT TTGAAAGAGTTGAAGGAAAGACAGAAGCAACAGCTCAGGCACAAAGCCTTGAAGAAGGGTCTCGACCCCGAAGCTTTGACTGGCAAATACCCG CCCAAGATTCAAGTCGCCTCCAAATATGAGCGACGTGTGGATACACGCTCATACGACGACAAGAAGAAGCTCTTCGAGGGT GGCTATAATACGGTCTATGCGGAAAACTTAGAAAAGACCTGGCAAGAAAGACAGGAAAGGTTCACTCAGCGCACAAAAT ccAAACTGCCAAAGTGGTTCGGCGAGCGACCAGGCAAGAAGGCCGGTGAGCCCGAGACACCCGAGGGCGAGGAGGACGCCAAGGCCGATGAGGACATCGTCGAGGATGACGAGGAAGTCGAGGAGGAGGTCgtcgaggaggaggatgaggaggctgaggaggatgaggaagaggaggaggaggaagaggaggaggaagaggaagaggaggaagaggaagaagaggaggaggaggaggaggaagaggaggaggaatAA
- the up gene encoding troponin T, skeletal muscle isoform X5: MSDDEEYTSSEEEEVVEETREETKPPQTPAEGEGDPEFIKRQDQKRSDLDEQLKEYISEWRKQRSKEEDELKKLKEKQAKRKISRAEEEQKMAQRKKEEEERRVREAEEKKQREIEEKRQRLEEAEKKRQAMLQAMKDKDKKGPNFTIAKKEAGLGLSSAAMERNKTKEQLEEEKKISLSFRIKPLAIEGFGESKLREKAQELWELIVKLETEKYDLEERQKRQDYDLKELKERQKQQLRHKALKKGLDPEALTGKYPPKIQVASKYERRVDTRSYDDKKKLFEGGYNTVYAENLEKTWQERQERFTQRTKSKLPKWFGERPGKKAGEPETPEGEEDAKADEDIVEDDEEVEEEVVEEEDEEAEEDEEEEEEEEEEEEEEEEEEEEEEEEEEEEEE; encoded by the exons ATGTCCGACGATGAAGAGTACAC CAGctccgaggaggaggaggttgTCGAGGAGACCCGTGAGGAGAC AAAACCACCTCAGACACCAGCCGA AGGAGAGGGCGACCCAGAGTTCATCAAGCGTCAGGACCAGAAGCGCTCCGACCTCGATGAGCAGCTGAAAGAATACATCAGCGAGTGGCGCAAACAAAGATCCAAGGAGGAGGATGAGCTGAAGAAACTGAAGGAGAAGCAGGCCAAGCGCAAGATCTCCCGCGCCGAGGAGGAGCAGAAGATGGCTCAGCgcaagaaggaggaggaggagcgcCGTGTCCGCGAGGCTGAGGAGAAGAAGCAGCGCGAAATCGAGGAGAAGCGCCAGCGCCTCGAGGAGGCCGAGAAGAAACGCCAGGCCATGCTGCAGGCCATGAAGGATAAGGACAAGAAGGGCCCCAACTTCACCATTGCCAAGAAGGAGGCAGGC ctggGACTCTCGTCCGCCGCCATGGAACGCAACAAGACTAAGGAGCAACTGGAGGAAGAGAAGAAGATCTCGCTGTCGTTCCGCATCAAGCCCTTGGCCATCGAAGGATTCGGCGAGTCCAAGCTCCGTGAGAAGGCCCAGGAGTTGTGGGAGCTCATTGTCAAATTGGAAACTGAGAAGTATGACTTGGAAGAAAGGCAGAAACGTCAGGACTACGAT TTGAAAGAGTTGAAGGAAAGACAGAAGCAACAGCTCAGGCACAAAGCCTTGAAGAAGGGTCTCGACCCCGAAGCTTTGACTGGCAAATACCCG CCCAAGATTCAAGTCGCCTCCAAATATGAGCGACGTGTGGATACACGCTCATACGACGACAAGAAGAAGCTCTTCGAGGGT GGCTATAATACGGTCTATGCGGAAAACTTAGAAAAGACCTGGCAAGAAAGACAGGAAAGGTTCACTCAGCGCACAAAAT ccAAACTGCCAAAGTGGTTCGGCGAGCGACCAGGCAAGAAGGCCGGTGAGCCCGAGACACCCGAGGGCGAGGAGGACGCCAAGGCCGATGAGGACATCGTCGAGGATGACGAGGAAGTCGAGGAGGAGGTCgtcgaggaggaggatgaggaggctgaggaggatgaggaagaggaggaggaggaagaggaggaggaagaggaagaggaggaagaggaagaagaggaggaggaggaggaggaagaggaggaggaatAA
- the up gene encoding troponin T, skeletal muscle isoform X6, producing the protein MSDDEEYTSSEEEEVVEETREETGEGDPEFIKRQDQKRSDLDEQLKEYISEWRKQRSKEEDELKKLKEKQAKRKISRAEEEQKMAQRKKEEEERRVREAEEKKQREIEEKRQRLEEAEKKRQAMLQAMKDKDKKGPNFTIAKKEAGVLGLSSAAMERNKTKEQLEEEKKISLSFRIKPLAIEGFGESKLREKAQELWELIVKLETEKYDLEERQKRQDYDLKELKERQKQQLRHKALKKGLDPEALTGKYPPKIQVASKYERRVDTRSYDDKKKLFEGGWDEITKDVNEKIWNEKKEQYTGRQKSKLPKWFGERPGKKAGEPETPEGEEDAKADEDIVEDDEEVEEEVVEEEDEEAEEDEEEEEEEEEEEEEEEEEEEEEEEEEEEEEE; encoded by the exons ATGTCCGACGATGAAGAGTACAC CAGctccgaggaggaggaggttgTCGAGGAGACCCGTGAGGAGAC AGGAGAGGGCGACCCAGAGTTCATCAAGCGTCAGGACCAGAAGCGCTCCGACCTCGATGAGCAGCTGAAAGAATACATCAGCGAGTGGCGCAAACAAAGATCCAAGGAGGAGGATGAGCTGAAGAAACTGAAGGAGAAGCAGGCCAAGCGCAAGATCTCCCGCGCCGAGGAGGAGCAGAAGATGGCTCAGCgcaagaaggaggaggaggagcgcCGTGTCCGCGAGGCTGAGGAGAAGAAGCAGCGCGAAATCGAGGAGAAGCGCCAGCGCCTCGAGGAGGCCGAGAAGAAACGCCAGGCCATGCTGCAGGCCATGAAGGATAAGGACAAGAAGGGCCCCAACTTCACCATTGCCAAGAAGGAGGCAGGCGTG ctggGACTCTCGTCCGCCGCCATGGAACGCAACAAGACTAAGGAGCAACTGGAGGAAGAGAAGAAGATCTCGCTGTCGTTCCGCATCAAGCCCTTGGCCATCGAAGGATTCGGCGAGTCCAAGCTCCGTGAGAAGGCCCAGGAGTTGTGGGAGCTCATTGTCAAATTGGAAACTGAGAAGTATGACTTGGAAGAAAGGCAGAAACGTCAGGACTACGAT TTGAAAGAGTTGAAGGAAAGACAGAAGCAACAGCTCAGGCACAAAGCCTTGAAGAAGGGTCTCGACCCCGAAGCTTTGACTGGCAAATACCCG CCCAAGATTCAAGTCGCCTCCAAATATGAGCGACGTGTGGATACACGCTCATACGACGACAAGAAGAAGCTCTTCGAGGGT GGCTGGGATGAGATCACCAAGGATGTGAACGAGAAGATCTGGAACGAGAAGAAGGAACAATACACCGGCCGTCAAAAAT ccAAACTGCCAAAGTGGTTCGGCGAGCGACCAGGCAAGAAGGCCGGTGAGCCCGAGACACCCGAGGGCGAGGAGGACGCCAAGGCCGATGAGGACATCGTCGAGGATGACGAGGAAGTCGAGGAGGAGGTCgtcgaggaggaggatgaggaggctgaggaggatgaggaagaggaggaggaggaagaggaggaggaagaggaagaggaggaagaggaagaagaggaggaggaggaggaggaagaggaggaggaatAA